A single genomic interval of Microbulbifer variabilis harbors:
- the sbcB gene encoding exodeoxyribonuclease I, with amino-acid sequence MPPNYGGTVSSTTLYWHDYETWGTDPGADKPAQFAGIRTDEALNIVGEPLMIYCRPSADCLPQPMASLVTGISPQKALANGVPEIEFIQRILAELGAPGTCGVGYNSLRFDDEVTRYTLYRNLLDPYEREWRSGNSRWDIIDMVRLTYALRPEGIQWPTREDGAPSFRLEELTAANGISHEGAHDALSDVHATIDMARLIRKQQPKLYDYVFRLRRKQEAAKMIDMRERRPLLHISGKISANHGHLTYVMPLASHPVNRNAVIVANLAMDPEPLLNLDADTLRERLYTARDQLGESELPVGLKLVHLNKCPILAPANMLDDKRASELGIDRAACEANWQKLKGVDLTEKLHNVFLDREFPQKDVEADLYGGFLSDADRDICRELHRGLAARGPEALAGEVPFSDKRLPELLFRMRARNFPETLSDEEHQRWQIWCFQRLTDPTAGASITLEDYFRQLSELRVQHPERISLITELENWGDSLLA; translated from the coding sequence ATGCCGCCAAATTATGGAGGTACCGTGAGTTCTACCACACTTTATTGGCACGATTATGAAACCTGGGGCACAGACCCGGGTGCCGACAAACCGGCGCAGTTTGCCGGTATCAGGACCGACGAAGCGCTGAATATCGTCGGCGAGCCATTGATGATTTACTGCCGCCCTTCAGCGGACTGCCTGCCGCAGCCCATGGCGAGTCTGGTGACCGGCATCAGCCCGCAAAAGGCTCTGGCTAACGGCGTGCCGGAAATTGAATTTATCCAGCGCATCCTCGCTGAACTGGGTGCGCCGGGCACCTGTGGGGTGGGTTACAACAGTTTGCGTTTTGATGACGAGGTAACTCGCTACACCCTGTATCGCAACCTGCTCGACCCCTACGAGCGCGAGTGGCGCTCCGGCAACAGCCGCTGGGATATTATCGATATGGTGCGCCTCACCTATGCCCTGCGCCCAGAGGGTATCCAGTGGCCGACACGGGAAGACGGTGCGCCGTCTTTCCGCCTGGAGGAACTGACCGCAGCCAATGGGATCTCCCACGAGGGCGCTCACGACGCACTCTCTGATGTCCACGCTACGATTGATATGGCGCGGCTGATCCGCAAGCAGCAACCGAAGCTTTACGATTATGTTTTCCGCCTGCGCCGAAAGCAGGAAGCCGCCAAGATGATTGATATGCGTGAGCGCCGCCCGCTGTTGCATATCTCCGGCAAGATTTCTGCCAATCATGGGCATTTGACCTACGTGATGCCGTTGGCCAGCCATCCGGTGAATCGCAACGCCGTAATTGTTGCCAATTTGGCGATGGACCCCGAGCCTTTACTCAACCTGGATGCGGATACGCTGCGTGAGCGCCTCTACACCGCTCGCGATCAGCTGGGTGAAAGCGAACTGCCGGTTGGGCTGAAACTGGTGCACTTGAACAAGTGCCCGATATTGGCCCCAGCCAATATGCTCGACGATAAACGCGCCAGTGAACTGGGCATCGACCGGGCGGCTTGCGAGGCCAACTGGCAGAAGTTGAAAGGCGTTGATCTGACCGAGAAACTGCACAACGTATTTTTGGATCGGGAGTTTCCCCAGAAAGATGTAGAGGCGGATCTCTACGGCGGTTTCCTCAGCGATGCCGATCGCGATATCTGTCGTGAGCTGCACCGCGGCTTGGCAGCCCGAGGGCCCGAAGCCCTGGCTGGCGAAGTGCCATTCAGCGATAAGCGCCTACCCGAGTTATTGTTTCGCATGCGTGCGCGCAACTTCCCTGAGACCCTATCGGACGAGGAGCATCAGCGCTGGCAGATCTGGTGTTTCCAGCGGTTAACCGATCCCACCGCAGGGGCCTCTATCACCCTCGAAGATTACTTCCGCCAGCTGTCCGAATTGCGAGTACAGCATCCAGAGCGGATATCGCTGATTACCGAGCTGGAAAACTGGGGCGATAGCCTACTCGCCTAA
- a CDS encoding aspartate carbamoyltransferase: MDFIGANILSVSQFERADIERVFDVADAMTPYAKREKVTRVLEGAILGNMFMEPSTRTRLSFGAAFNLLGGTVRETVGITASAMAKGESLYDTARVLSGYSDVICMRHPQEGSVAEFAAASRVPVVNGGDGANEHPTQALLDLYTIRKELAAHGRTLDDFRIAMIGDLKHGRTVHSLCKLLCLFGSVHITLVSPPELAMPDAIVEKLREVGHEVTVTDQLESSIAHVDIVYSTRIQEERFASQDEANRYRGRFRLNRAIFTRYAEPNTVIMHPLPRDSRAEANELDTDLNEHPSLAIFRQTDNGLLVRMALFALLLGVERQVDKYAREVNWHSRRNPV, translated from the coding sequence ATGGACTTTATCGGAGCCAATATTCTGTCCGTCAGCCAGTTCGAACGTGCCGATATAGAGCGCGTATTCGATGTGGCTGACGCCATGACCCCTTATGCAAAGCGCGAAAAGGTAACGCGTGTATTGGAGGGGGCGATTCTCGGCAATATGTTTATGGAGCCGAGCACCCGTACCCGCCTGAGCTTTGGGGCTGCTTTTAACTTATTGGGTGGCACGGTTCGGGAAACTGTGGGGATTACTGCCAGCGCTATGGCCAAGGGCGAATCCCTCTACGATACGGCACGGGTACTGTCGGGCTACAGCGATGTGATTTGTATGCGCCACCCGCAGGAGGGCTCTGTGGCAGAATTTGCTGCAGCGAGCCGGGTGCCGGTGGTCAATGGCGGTGATGGCGCTAATGAGCATCCGACCCAGGCGCTGTTGGATCTCTACACTATTCGCAAAGAGCTGGCCGCCCATGGCCGCACCCTGGATGATTTCCGCATCGCCATGATTGGCGATCTCAAACACGGTCGCACCGTGCACTCCCTGTGCAAGCTGCTGTGCTTATTTGGCAGTGTGCATATCACTCTGGTCTCCCCACCGGAGCTGGCAATGCCCGATGCGATTGTGGAGAAGCTGCGCGAGGTGGGGCACGAGGTGACGGTGACCGACCAGCTGGAATCCTCGATCGCCCATGTGGATATCGTCTATTCCACCCGTATCCAGGAAGAGCGCTTTGCCTCTCAGGATGAGGCCAACCGCTATCGCGGGCGTTTCCGCCTTAACCGGGCGATTTTTACTCGCTATGCAGAGCCCAATACGGTGATTATGCACCCCCTGCCGAGGGATTCACGCGCAGAGGCCAACGAACTGGATACCGACCTGAACGAACATCCGAGCCTGGCGATTTTCCGCCAGACCGATAACGGTCTGCTGGTGCGTATGGCTTTGTTTGCCCTGCTATTAGGGGTGGAGCGTCAAGTAGATAAATACGCCCGCGAAGTTAACTGGCATAGCCGTCGCAACCCAGTTTAA
- a CDS encoding NfeD family protein — MSNQLSSAVFLRGALILTLLLVVLISKSAAQESTSPHVALLTIDGAIGPSTTDYFKRATESAGERGAELIIVHIDTPGGLDAASRDIIQHILSSPIPIAMYVYPSGARAASAGTYILYASQIAAMAPATTLGAATPVQIGGPPGTPSPGGNPKESDQKEEKEKANKDDEEGKDEDKKEKPLSGTAMERKMVNDSVAFIRGLAQRNGRNAEWAEKAVREAATLTASEALEMNVVDIVAKNDEDLLKQVAGRKVSLDSGEITISAEIAQLPIENYEPDWRNELLALITNPQVAYILLLIGIYGLIFEGYSPGAFVPGIVGIICLLLAFYALQVLPINYAGLALIIVGALLIVAEVFMPSFGALGIGGIIALVIGSVMLIDTDVPGMQVSRKLIAAIAGVSGVFLLGLLMAVGRSLRKPRLASDQALVGRVAVVSNVSEEEVLVHLGGEIWRAHCETPLEPGQRVRVIAQRGLLLYVEPG; from the coding sequence ATGTCGAATCAGTTATCGTCAGCGGTATTCTTGCGCGGCGCGCTCATCCTGACGCTGCTTCTCGTCGTTTTGATTTCAAAAAGTGCCGCACAAGAAAGTACTTCCCCCCATGTGGCGCTGTTGACTATTGATGGCGCCATAGGTCCCTCTACGACGGATTACTTTAAGCGTGCCACTGAGAGTGCTGGTGAGCGGGGTGCTGAGCTAATCATTGTGCATATCGATACTCCAGGCGGTCTGGATGCGGCTTCCCGGGATATTATTCAGCATATCCTTTCCTCTCCTATTCCTATTGCCATGTATGTGTACCCCTCGGGCGCCCGTGCAGCCAGTGCCGGCACCTATATCCTCTATGCCAGCCAGATAGCAGCCATGGCCCCGGCTACAACTCTGGGGGCCGCCACGCCGGTACAAATAGGCGGACCACCGGGAACGCCATCTCCAGGTGGCAATCCGAAAGAGAGCGACCAAAAAGAGGAAAAAGAAAAAGCGAATAAAGACGACGAAGAAGGTAAAGACGAGGACAAAAAGGAAAAGCCATTATCCGGCACCGCCATGGAGCGCAAGATGGTTAATGACTCCGTTGCTTTTATTCGAGGCTTGGCACAACGCAATGGACGCAATGCCGAGTGGGCGGAGAAGGCCGTTCGTGAAGCGGCAACTCTGACCGCTTCGGAAGCGCTAGAGATGAATGTTGTCGATATTGTTGCCAAGAATGACGAGGATTTACTGAAGCAAGTGGCCGGACGTAAAGTATCTCTTGATTCCGGTGAAATTACCATTTCGGCAGAGATTGCCCAACTCCCCATAGAAAATTACGAGCCAGATTGGCGTAATGAGTTGCTGGCTCTGATTACCAATCCCCAGGTGGCTTATATTCTTTTATTGATCGGTATTTATGGGCTGATTTTCGAGGGGTATAGCCCCGGCGCTTTTGTGCCCGGCATTGTTGGGATTATCTGCCTGCTTTTGGCATTTTATGCTTTGCAGGTTTTGCCGATTAATTATGCCGGATTGGCGTTGATTATTGTTGGGGCGCTTTTGATTGTGGCGGAAGTCTTTATGCCCAGTTTTGGCGCCTTGGGAATTGGTGGGATTATTGCCTTGGTGATTGGTTCAGTAATGCTGATCGATACCGATGTGCCGGGTATGCAGGTATCGCGAAAACTCATCGCGGCAATTGCTGGAGTGAGTGGTGTTTTTCTTTTGGGTCTTTTAATGGCGGTGGGCAGGAGTTTGCGCAAACCGCGACTTGCTTCCGATCAGGCCCTGGTGGGACGAGTGGCGGTGGTGAGCAATGTGAGCGAAGAAGAGGTGCTGGTGCACCTCGGTGGTGAAATATGGCGGGCGCACTGTGAGACGCCACTAGAGCCTGGGCAGCGAGTGCGTGTTATCGCCCAGCGTGGTTTGCTGCTCTATGTTGAGCCGGGCTAG
- a CDS encoding slipin family protein, producing MVSYFVGLLVLAVLLLLMYAIRILREYERAVVFFLGRFQTVKGPGLIIIIPIIQTMERVDLRTVVMDVPTQDVISRDNVSVKVNAVVYYRVVNSQSAIINVEFYHEAVSQLAQTTLRSVLGKHELDEMLSERDKLNVDIQKILDEQTDAWGVKVTNVEIKHIDLDESMVRAIAQQAEAERARRAKVIHAEGEAQAALKLTEAANQLSQNANAITLRYMQTMIDIAGANNSSTIVFPLPLDLIEPLLKRGAEAQK from the coding sequence ATGGTCAGTTATTTTGTTGGGCTGTTGGTGCTCGCGGTATTACTGCTATTGATGTATGCCATCCGAATCTTGCGGGAATATGAGCGTGCGGTGGTCTTTTTTCTGGGGCGCTTTCAGACGGTGAAAGGACCTGGCCTGATTATCATCATCCCAATTATCCAGACCATGGAGCGTGTGGACTTGCGCACCGTAGTGATGGATGTCCCTACACAGGATGTGATAAGTCGCGATAATGTTTCAGTAAAAGTGAATGCGGTAGTTTATTACCGGGTTGTTAATTCACAGTCAGCGATTATCAATGTTGAATTTTATCATGAAGCTGTCAGTCAACTGGCCCAGACGACGCTTCGATCTGTACTGGGTAAGCATGAGTTAGATGAGATGCTTTCCGAGCGGGACAAACTCAATGTGGATATTCAAAAAATCCTTGATGAGCAAACTGATGCCTGGGGTGTTAAGGTCACTAATGTCGAAATTAAACATATTGACCTGGATGAGAGTATGGTGCGTGCTATTGCCCAGCAGGCTGAAGCAGAGCGGGCACGACGAGCCAAGGTAATTCATGCAGAAGGCGAAGCCCAGGCAGCCTTAAAATTAACAGAAGCTGCCAATCAGCTATCTCAAAATGCTAACGCCATTACTTTGCGCTACATGCAGACCATGATTGATATTGCCGGAGCAAATAACAGCTCAACCATTGTGTTTCCACTTCCACTGGATTTGATTGAGCCTCTATTGAAGCGTGGTGCTGAGGCGCAGAAATAA
- the pgi gene encoding glucose-6-phosphate isomerase, which yields MTSETLALSRASAIRQLQFHFKQQKWSLRELFATDPQRTTSFSCEASGIYLDFSKNHLRQDTLQLLLDYAEDQDLSSQIAALLEGANVNNTEHRPALHTALRFQGAAKTEHERAVADCRVQMQRFADSIHQQKWLGFSGKAIRHIVNIGIGGSDLGPRMVVEALGSWHKESIRVHFVANIDGADLINTLKGLNPEETLFIIASKSFSTLETRENALSARRWVLAAGATEKQLSQHFVAVSSNIVAAQDFGIAPENIFPMWDWVGGRYSLWSAIGLPIILACGYNVYEQLLAGAHSMDTHFASAPLKENLPVLLALIQFWYRQCWGASSQVILPYAQRLSKFPAWMQQLDMESLGKSVDKEGKPLEYPSGSVIWGTEGTNGQHSFHQLLHQGTDLIPADFIAIKQPTSELSEQHRWLLACCISQSQALLRGKSLHETRQELEDAGYTHREAHALAPHKAIPGNRPSNTLILEKLDPLHLGALLALYEHKVFTSGCLMGINPFDQWGVELGKQLSAQIYNAADGNVPEDWDSSTRSLMEKLL from the coding sequence ATGACAAGTGAAACTCTGGCCCTGAGCCGTGCCTCCGCAATCAGACAACTCCAATTTCATTTCAAACAACAAAAGTGGTCTTTACGCGAACTTTTCGCCACCGATCCCCAGCGCACAACCAGTTTTAGCTGTGAAGCCTCTGGTATCTATCTGGACTTCAGTAAAAATCACCTGCGGCAGGACACTCTGCAACTGTTACTCGACTATGCCGAAGATCAGGATTTGAGCAGCCAGATTGCCGCCCTGCTTGAAGGTGCCAATGTCAATAATACCGAACATCGACCAGCCCTACACACCGCCCTTCGCTTTCAAGGAGCGGCAAAAACTGAGCACGAACGCGCCGTGGCCGACTGCCGCGTTCAGATGCAGCGATTTGCTGATAGCATCCACCAGCAAAAGTGGCTCGGATTCAGCGGTAAAGCTATTCGCCATATCGTCAATATTGGCATCGGTGGCTCCGATCTCGGTCCGCGTATGGTGGTTGAGGCTCTCGGCTCATGGCACAAGGAAAGTATTCGAGTACATTTCGTAGCAAATATTGATGGTGCCGACCTCATTAATACCCTCAAAGGTCTCAACCCGGAAGAGACTCTCTTTATCATTGCCTCTAAATCTTTTTCCACTCTGGAAACCCGAGAGAATGCTCTGAGTGCTCGTCGATGGGTACTAGCGGCGGGTGCCACTGAAAAACAATTATCCCAACACTTTGTTGCCGTAAGCAGCAATATTGTGGCCGCACAAGACTTTGGTATTGCCCCAGAAAATATTTTCCCTATGTGGGACTGGGTAGGTGGCCGCTACTCACTGTGGTCGGCCATTGGTCTGCCGATCATCCTGGCCTGCGGCTACAACGTTTATGAGCAACTATTGGCCGGTGCCCATAGCATGGACACCCATTTTGCCAGTGCCCCTCTAAAGGAAAACCTACCGGTATTGCTGGCTCTTATTCAGTTTTGGTATCGCCAGTGCTGGGGTGCCAGCAGCCAAGTGATTCTGCCCTATGCTCAGCGTCTATCCAAATTTCCCGCCTGGATGCAGCAATTGGATATGGAGAGCCTGGGTAAAAGCGTGGATAAAGAGGGGAAGCCTCTGGAGTATCCCAGCGGCAGTGTGATTTGGGGCACCGAGGGCACCAATGGACAGCACTCCTTCCATCAACTATTGCACCAGGGCACAGATCTAATTCCAGCCGATTTTATCGCCATCAAGCAACCGACCTCTGAGCTAAGCGAGCAACACCGCTGGTTACTAGCTTGCTGTATCAGCCAGAGCCAGGCTCTACTACGAGGCAAATCCCTGCACGAAACCCGCCAGGAACTGGAAGATGCCGGTTATACCCACCGCGAAGCCCATGCGCTGGCACCACATAAAGCCATTCCCGGTAATCGCCCAAGTAATACTTTGATACTGGAAAAGTTAGACCCGCTTCATCTGGGAGCTCTGTTAGCGCTTTACGAGCACAAGGTATTCACCAGCGGTTGCCTTATGGGAATTAACCCATTTGACCAATGGGGGGTTGAGCTAGGCAAACAGTTAAGTGCGCAGATTTATAATGCCGCAGATGGAAATGTTCCCGAGGATTGGGATAGCTCAACTCGCTCTCTGATGGAAAAGCTCTTGTAA
- a CDS encoding DUF3549 family protein, whose amino-acid sequence MSESGTLSALIEEADFKLRWFDLGRRLQSVPKSTAEAFEAGQKAWPHPYLRQAWSGLLLQPVEGGEPAVWFLRFPLDEQGKLQLQARDGLLRALAQELKQAPASESAAQLDKLLQQSSLLYTPSNERQAAFHAHTQRLLKRTPSAHYAAVLDYFHNPQKSRWDNLALQGIADLSARWDSQKELLLNQLPHIAAPVFVNLCHCLENEAIDHQLAEVIATRARDSLHDDTPDFTLIAAAVRGISHSLAQGLRGTLLQEVLKQLTQKSSSGTQSIKAKSIELLAAIGSRCPQDLENPQLAKLWLNALADSDNQDTFNLLLSDLMFLPKVRTSLLSTLRDPERNETLAQAFGHFLHGPKSIH is encoded by the coding sequence ATGAGTGAAAGCGGTACCCTGAGCGCCCTGATAGAAGAGGCGGACTTTAAATTACGCTGGTTCGATCTGGGCCGGCGTCTTCAATCTGTACCAAAGTCTACAGCCGAGGCTTTCGAGGCGGGCCAAAAAGCCTGGCCTCACCCCTATTTGCGCCAGGCCTGGAGCGGGCTCTTACTGCAGCCCGTTGAGGGTGGTGAACCGGCGGTATGGTTCTTGCGCTTTCCCCTCGATGAGCAGGGCAAGCTACAACTACAGGCCCGCGATGGCTTGCTACGCGCCCTGGCCCAAGAGCTGAAGCAGGCGCCCGCTTCCGAATCCGCAGCGCAGCTGGACAAATTACTGCAACAAAGTAGTCTACTTTATACCCCTTCCAACGAGCGCCAAGCCGCATTTCACGCGCACACCCAACGGCTTCTGAAGCGTACACCTAGCGCGCACTATGCAGCAGTACTCGACTATTTTCACAACCCCCAGAAGTCCCGCTGGGATAACCTGGCCCTACAGGGAATTGCCGATCTATCAGCCCGCTGGGACTCCCAGAAAGAGCTTCTGTTAAATCAGTTGCCCCATATTGCTGCGCCAGTTTTTGTCAACCTGTGTCACTGTCTGGAAAATGAAGCGATCGATCACCAGCTGGCAGAAGTCATCGCCACTCGGGCACGTGACTCTTTACACGATGACACTCCAGATTTCACCCTGATTGCCGCTGCAGTGCGTGGTATCTCTCATTCGCTAGCGCAGGGCTTACGCGGCACTTTACTGCAAGAAGTTTTAAAGCAGCTGACACAAAAATCATCGAGTGGTACTCAGAGCATCAAGGCTAAGTCTATAGAGCTTCTTGCTGCCATCGGCAGCCGCTGCCCCCAAGACCTAGAAAATCCACAATTAGCCAAACTCTGGCTCAATGCACTGGCAGATAGCGATAACCAGGATACCTTTAACTTATTGCTCTCTGACTTGATGTTTCTGCCCAAGGTGCGCACTTCTCTACTGAGTACATTACGCGACCCCGAACGGAATGAAACCCTTGCTCAGGCCTTCGGTCATTTCCTTCATGGACCCAAATCCATTCACTAG
- the nhaC gene encoding Na+/H+ antiporter NhaC has translation MSQATPTNEPRTPSLLDALIPLGILIALLSLSVYFYGADSSYGPNQIALLLCACVVALMGMKNGHSWSDMEGGMLHGIGLVFGAILILLAVGALIGSWILAGTVPSMIYYGVQILSPQWFYAASCIICAVVGLSIGSSWTTAGTLGVALMGIAGALGLSPEITAGAVISGAYFGDKMSPLSDTTNVAAAVTSNDLFQHIRHMMSTAIPAFVIALVVFAYLGLTSEASTASASDIESLLTALKSEFKISLISLLPLILLLAMAWRKVPAFPTLIVGSLVGCAIALIFEPEAARRLGGGEGALATLKGAWYSLFDGYKSTSTNENVAALLSKGGMSSMLNTVWLITSAMAFGGAMERAGFLQVIVNWTLSRIKTVGGLVTSTVFTCFGMNAAAGDQYMAIIIPGRMFREAFEEKGLHGLNLSRTLEDSGTITSVLIPWNTCGAYMTATLGIYTFSYLPYALFNIICPLLAIAYGWLHFKQMPISVAATAPSDKKEGNLQSCHE, from the coding sequence TTGTCTCAAGCCACCCCCACCAATGAACCGCGCACGCCCAGCCTGCTGGATGCGTTGATCCCCCTGGGGATCCTGATCGCTCTCTTATCGCTGTCAGTGTACTTCTATGGCGCCGACTCCTCTTACGGCCCCAACCAAATTGCACTGCTGTTGTGCGCCTGCGTAGTTGCGCTGATGGGCATGAAAAATGGTCACAGCTGGAGTGATATGGAAGGCGGCATGCTGCACGGCATTGGCCTGGTATTCGGCGCGATTCTGATACTACTGGCAGTGGGTGCTTTGATCGGCAGTTGGATATTAGCCGGTACCGTGCCGTCGATGATTTATTACGGGGTACAGATTCTCTCGCCCCAATGGTTCTACGCCGCCAGTTGTATTATCTGTGCCGTAGTGGGTCTTAGCATCGGCTCCAGCTGGACCACCGCCGGCACACTGGGTGTGGCTCTGATGGGGATTGCCGGTGCACTTGGCTTGTCCCCGGAAATCACTGCGGGTGCGGTAATTTCCGGCGCCTACTTTGGCGATAAGATGTCGCCGCTATCTGACACGACTAACGTGGCTGCGGCGGTAACATCGAATGATCTGTTCCAGCACATCCGTCATATGATGTCGACCGCGATTCCAGCCTTCGTTATCGCCTTGGTGGTGTTCGCGTATCTCGGCCTCACTTCTGAGGCCAGCACTGCCTCCGCCTCAGATATCGAGTCTTTACTTACTGCCCTGAAGAGCGAATTCAAAATCTCCCTGATCAGCCTGCTGCCTCTGATCTTGCTACTCGCTATGGCCTGGCGCAAAGTCCCCGCCTTCCCCACGTTGATCGTCGGCTCCCTGGTGGGCTGTGCCATCGCACTGATTTTCGAACCAGAAGCTGCTCGCCGCCTAGGCGGAGGGGAAGGCGCATTGGCCACGCTCAAAGGCGCCTGGTACAGCCTGTTCGATGGCTATAAATCCACCTCCACGAATGAGAATGTCGCCGCACTCCTCTCGAAAGGCGGTATGAGCAGCATGCTCAATACCGTGTGGCTGATCACCTCGGCCATGGCCTTCGGTGGCGCCATGGAGCGCGCCGGCTTCCTACAAGTGATTGTCAACTGGACTCTGTCGCGTATTAAAACCGTGGGCGGCTTGGTGACCTCCACCGTATTCACCTGTTTCGGCATGAACGCCGCCGCTGGCGACCAGTACATGGCAATTATTATTCCGGGCCGTATGTTCAGAGAAGCCTTTGAAGAGAAGGGCCTGCATGGGCTAAACCTGTCCCGTACACTGGAGGACTCCGGCACCATCACCTCCGTACTGATCCCCTGGAATACCTGTGGGGCCTATATGACAGCTACCCTTGGCATTTATACCTTCTCTTACCTACCCTATGCCCTGTTTAACATCATCTGCCCGTTGCTGGCGATCGCCTACGGCTGGTTGCACTTTAAGCAGATGCCGATCTCAGTTGCGGCTACAGCACCCTCCGATAAAAAAGAAGGAAATCTACAAAGCTGTCATGAGTGA